The Candidatus Scalindua japonica genomic interval ATCAAATGAGCATTAAAGAAATATTAGGTAAGGCCTCGCAAATTATTCAGGAAAAGGCGACAGAATTACATATTGTCGGAGGCCTCCACCCTGAGCTGGGGATAGATTTCTATGTTGATATGATCAGCTCAATACATAAACGTTTTCCGAAAGTACATCTGCAGGCTTTTACAGCGGTTGAGATTGCCCATTTTGCTGAAATTTCAGGCATAACTACTTATGAAATATTAAAAAGACTTAAAAATGCCGGACTGGGTTCTCTCCCTGGGGGAGGTGCGGAAGTATTTTCTACAGAAATCAGAAAAGAGCTTTGTCCGGAGAAGCTCAGTGGTGATGAGTGGTTAAATACGATGAGAATAGCACATAATTTAGGAATGAAGAGCAACGCAACTATGTTATACGGCCACATAGAAAAGGACGAAGACCGTATCAATCATTTACTAAAACTGCGTGAGCTTCAAGATGAAACGGGAGGATTCATGACATTTATCCCCCTTGCATTTCATCCAAAAAACACAGACATGAAAAATATCTCCAGCAGTGCCGGTCTTCTCGACTTGAAGATGCTGGCAATAGGCAGACTAATGCTGGACAACTTTGATCATATTAAAGCATTCTGGATAATGCTTGGTATAAAAATATCTCAGATATCACTTAGTTTTGGAGTTGATGATATTGATGGCACTGTGGCTGAAGAAAAAATTACTCATGCTGCCGGCGCTGAAACACCGGAAGCATTAACGGTAGGCGAAATCAGATCATTGATAGAGGAAACCGGACGTGTACCTGTTGAGAGAGATACACTTTACAACCACATTAATTAAACAGAAACATCCCAATCTATCGATTTAAAACAAAACTAAATTTTTTCTCTACAACAAAAAAAGGCCCTTTAAAGCAACCATACGGATGCCTCAAAGAGCCTTTTATTCTAATTGTAATAATTAAGGCTTCTGGTTGAAAGCTCTAACTATATTAACAAGTTTCTGTATCGCGTCAGCGGAAACTCTTCCTCTGCACTTTGTACAACCCTTATCATTTGCTTCCAGAAATTTTACAAAATCTGCATCTGTTTTTGAAGCCTGCCACTCTGCATTTGTAAAATCATTAACTCCTCTTTTTCTTCCTTCTGAAGTTCCTTTACCACCATTGCCATGACAATATACACATGTTTCCATTGTTCCGAATGAGCCCTGAATAGCACCTGTTGCAAAAACAAAGTAGTAGCTCTTTTCCGGATTACCAATCAGGTCATCCAGCTCATCTGCCTGACTTGAGAAGCTTAGAGCGAAACATGATACTGCAAGAATCCCTATAATGCATAAAAAATTCAACTTCTTCATATATCAAACCTCCTAAAATCTTAATGATATTCAAATTTTATCTATGTTTATGCAAAAAACATAATTTGCATTTAAATTGTAAAAAACAATTAAGGTCTCAATCTTTTTTCTGTCTGATAGACCTTGTGACATGCCTTACATGAAAGATACAAAAATCTCATAGAGTGCCCAACTGATTCAACTGCACCTTCTCCAGCACTGCCAGCAGCTGTTACAATATTTTGAAGATGGTGAGAGACCAATTTTGTTATCGCTGCATGGTTCTTGTCGCCGTGAGTTCTTTTTGCTTCGTTTGCAAGAGCTTTTTTTGCTGCCGCTTCAACACCTTTGTAATCGTAAGGATTAAATTCATCACCAGGAAGTAGACCATCGTTCATCTTTATCAACTGGTAATGCTTTATCTGCTCTTTGCAGATATCCCCATCTGATGCAAATCCAACTGTTGTACTTGCCATAAACATTCCTACTACAATAAAGCCTGCTACAAAGAAATTTTTCACCTTCATTGTACTTATGCCTCCTTTAATTAAAAAAAAATGTAAGCTCCTTTCACTGGTTAGCCAAAGAGTAAAGCCCTGGTCTGTATAGAGTTAAAAAACAACAAACCTTGTAAAGTTCTACATATTAATTATTTTTAAAATATAAAACTCCACCCCCCTTCAATTTTGGTTTTATCTTGTTTAATTTATTAGCTGAAGTTCATACAACTTAATATACATTAAACAATTCGGGTAAATATATCATCGTAAAAGAAGAGAGTCAAGTAAAAACTCACAGTAACTTTTAAGATAATCAAGTATTACTGGTGGTATAAAAGTACTGACGATTACCCACCATGTTTCTTCTGCTTGTATAAATTCGGGTAAATATGGATATCCAGATGTTTGTGGCATATAGCACATGTCTGTCTTAAACGCCTTACTTGCCATTGTTGATCTTCAAGAGCCCCGTCTTTATCTTTATTCTCCGCGATTTTCGCCATCTTTTCCGCTTCGACCTGCATCAGTTTCATCTGGTCTTCATATTTAAAATCATCCGGTCTTGCATATTTGATACGCACTCTCTTGGTTACTTTAGCAATGTTTTTACCAGCCTCAAGTATTTTCTTCCATTGCTTCTTTTTGTATTTGTAATAACCTGACATCTCTTCTACCAGCTTGTAGCTTTCATCTATGTCCTGCATCATTAGAGCTAATTCACTCTTTTCCTTCTCCGGCTCTTCGCCCATGAGTTCATCCGGACTATCTTTATGTTCAGACGATACTTCATTATCAGAACCGTCAGCTGTATTTACATATTGAAAACTACAGGCAATTGTGAAAACACATAAAACAATTAAAACCTTATACATAATAAAATCCTCTCTTAACATATATATCTATCAAATCATTAATGGATGCGCAGAACACGTGCCAACAGGTATAAATATTCTAAAATTAATGTAAGGTATTCAGAATAAACATATTACATAAATACACGTATTTAAAGTTTGCGATTATACTCAAAAGAGTGGCTAAATTCAACCGTTATTTTAAAGCATATTTGCCAAGTCTATAAATTCCTTGCAAATAATTCCAACTGACAATATAATCTTGAATTCAATAAGTATTCCTGCAAAAAAACAATTTATTATAGAATCTTTCAACTATTAGTAACACATCTGTAAGTATCTTAAATATTCTTACGTAACAAATAGGAGTTTATTCCAATTATGAAGTGGACAGAGACATTTATACCAACGATAAAGGAAGATCCCAGTGATGCTGAAGTTGCAAGCCACAAACTCATGATTCGCTCCGGTATGATCAGGAAGTTGTCAGCAGGTGTGTATTCGTACTTACCGCTAGGCACCAAGATACTTAACAAAGTAATAGCAATTATCAAGGAAGAAATGGATAACTCCGGAGCGATTGAACTTTCGTTACCGGCACTGCAACCATTGACACTTTTAGAGCTCAGTGGAAGAATTGGTGCCTTTGGCGATGACTTACTAAGCATGAAAGACCGTCACAATAAAGATATGGCCTTAAGCCCTACACACGAGGAGGTTATTACTGATTTAGTGAAGAATGAAGTCAGCTCTTATAAGCAACTTCCATTAATTTTGTATCAGATTCAGACGAAATTCAGGGATGAGGCCAGACCAAGATTTGGTGTTTTACGAAGCAAAGAGTTTTTAATGAAAGATGCTTATAGTTTCGATATAGATTTTGAGAGACTGAATGACAGCTATCAGAAAATGTACGATACCTATTTCAGGATTTTTGAACGATGCAAATTGGAGTTTTTAGCAGTTGAAGCTGATACCGGCGCAATGGGCGGTGATGTTTCACACGAATTTATGGTCCCAAATGAAAACGGTGAGGACGTAATAGTAAAATGCATGGGTTGTGATTATAGCGCAAATCTTGAAAAGGCCGAGCCTTCCCCCATCCTAGCAAGTGATAATGTTTTATCAGATGATCCTAAAGAAGTATCTACTCCAAATATGACAACTATAGCTGAGGTAAGTGATTTCCTTGGTATAGAGCCAGACAAAATGGTTAAAACATTGGTATACACATTCGACGGCAAAGATGTGGCCATTCTGATCCGTGGAGACCATGATGTTAATGAAACCAAACTGTCAAAGGTGCTATCGAGTGATGAATTAGCTCTGGCGAGTGAAGAAACGGTTACCAACCTTACAAACGCCCCTGTGGGGTTTGCTGGCCCTATTGGCTTAAAGACACTGATAATTGCAGACCAGGCAGTATCTGTAATGAAGAATTGTGTTGTGGGAGGCAATAAGATTGACACTCATATTATGAATGCAAACCCTGAAAGAGATTTTAATATTGACAGAACAGTCGATATTCGATTTGTTACAGAAAATGATAAATGCCCTAAGTGTAACAAGGCACTTAATGTTTCTAACGGAATTGAGCTGGGACATGTTTTTAAACTGGGAACCAGATATAGTGATTCGCTGGGTGCAAAATTCCTGGATCGTAATGGAAAAGAGCGTCCCATTATTATGGGATCGTATGGTATTGGTGTCAACAGAATCCTGGCAGCAACTATTGAGAAATCTCACGACTCGAACGGTATAATCTGGCCATTACCACTGGCTCCCTATGAGGTATTAATCGTGCCTATAAACTTTAAAGATAAAATTATCACGGATACAGCTACAAAAGTTTACAACGAACTGTGTAATGCCGGAATTGATACCCTGCTTGACGACAGAGATCAGAGACCCGGGTTCAAATTCAAGGACGCTGATCTCATCGGTATTCCTATCAGAATAACTGCTGGCAAACGCCTGAAAGAAACCGGTGAGCTTGAGGTTAAGTTGCGATCTAAAGATGAAGTGCTTTACACAAAGCCTGAGAATTTGCTTGCTGAAATCAAAACACTAATGGATTCTTTAAGGTAAAAACGAACCCGGTTGAAGCACGCCTCTCTTTTGAGAGGTGCCTTAAATCGGAATCCTCTCAAAAGAGAGATTGGTACTTTTGTCTGGTGGAGAGAGGCTAATCATATTTGTGTAACAAATAATTGCTGAATTATAAGGTTGTTTTCCCTCAAAGTCTAAAATTATGTTATGGCAGATATCAGCTTAACCAAACCGGTAAAACTTTTTATAGGAATTCTTTCCTGCAATAAAGATTTTTTAGATGATGTAGAAAGTTTACTGGTTGGACATTTTGGCGAGGTTGATATTAAAAGTGAGATTTTTCCATTCAATTTTACGGATTACTACAAAAAGGAAATGGGAAGCAATATCTCAAGGCAGTTTATATGTTTTAAGAATCTTATTAAACCTGAAGAGCTATCTGCTATTAAGATTCTGACAAATCAGCTGGAAGAGGAGTTCAAGCACAACAACCGATTTGATGTTATCAGACCGATCAACTTAGACCCGGGATATCTTACTCTTTGTAATCTCATACTCGCCTCTGCAAAAGAGTATTATCATAGAATTCATCTTCAGGAAGGTATCTACGCGGAAGTCACATTGTTTTACCAACATGAGGTGTTTAAAAATCTGCCATGGACATATCCTGATTATCAGACAGATAAATACAAAAACTTTTTCTTAAAAGTAAGGACATTATATGCAAAAGACATTAGTAATAATTAAGCCGGATGCGGTACAACGCCGTTTAATTGGGAAAGTAATCAGCAGGTTTGAAGAAAAAGGATTAGAAATAATTGGGCTAAAGATGACTACTATCTCCGAAAAACTGGCAAAAGAGAATTATTCTATTCATAACGGTAAGGACTACTTTGAAAAGCTTATAAAGTTCATGACTTCCGGACCGGTGGTAATGCTGGTATTAAGAGGAGAGAATACAATAGAAGTTACCCGAAAACTCATGGGTGCTACATTCGGGTACGAAGCGACTCCGGGAACAATAAGAGGTGATTTTGCAATGAGCAAACGTTTCAACCTGATACATGGTTCAGATTCGGTAGAGTCTGCGGAAAGAGAGATATCCCTCTTCTTTGAGAATGGAGACCTCATGCAAAATAAACAATCTGGCGTGAAATGGATTTACGACGATGCAGTTTAAATCATTCATAACAAAAACAATCCTGTTTATACTTCTCATCCTCCCTGTCGGCTGTGCGACACATCAAGTCAGACCGTACATCAGTGACAAACCAGACATTGATCTCCGCAAAGTCCGGACCCTTTCATTCACAAAAGTAAAAGATACAATACGGACAGAGAAATCAGGCATTACCACGCTAAAGGCCAAAGCCGACATAATAATAACAAACCCTGAAATTAATGGAGAGTTTAAGTGTAAGGGAATTGTAAGATATCAGAAACCTGGAAAGATTAGAGTCATTGGGTCCAAGCTTGCAATGACTGCTTTTGATATGCTTTCAGATGGAGAGAATTATTGGTTTTATCTGCCTAAAGAGAGAGTCGTTTATACGGGAAAATGCGATACGATCAAAGGAACAGATACCAATGCATATATTTTCCCTGATGATATAGCCGCTCTTTTAGAGCATGATAAGCTCTTTGAAGGAAGATACGCCTATATGGAAACATGGCCGACTTTCTGGTTAGTTCACGTATTAGACCAGTTTGGCAACAGAGTGGCGCCTTATGCCAGATTAATGGTGAACAGGGTTGAAAGTACTGTCACTGAACTCACTATGTTCAAACCTGATAGCTTTATCAGGGCACAGGCGTCATTCAATGATTATACAGAAACAAACGGTCAATCTGTTCCTGAATCAATTCAGATCCACTGGCCCGACACAGATACTACTTTAAGCTTAAACCTGAACAACATTATAATAAACGAACCACTCAAACCTGAAATATTTCATTTCAAGAAACCGAAAAAAGCAGATATTATTGAAACAAATTAACTGGATTCCGCATCCATAATTTTATCGACCCGCCTGGCATGCCTGCCGCCTTCAAACTCTGTTTCAAGAAATATTTTCAACTTCTCTTCAAGTAATTGATGATCTATTACATCCACACCCAAACACAAAACATTAGCATCATTATGCCTTCTACTCATCTCCACAGTAAATGGATTATGACATACAGTTGCACGTACACCTTTGACCTTATTTGCGATAAGTGACATCCCAAGTCCTGTCCCGCATATCAGGACAGCACGAACACATTCTCCGGTTGAAACTGCCTCTGCTGCCTTTCGTCCGTAGTCAGGGTAGTCTACAGAGTCATTGCCATTCTGAGTCCCAAAATCAACTGGTTCATGACCCATATCTGAAAGATGTCTGGCAACTACATTTTTAAATTCAAACCCTCTATGATCTGATGCTAAAGCAATCTTCATTTAAACACCTGTTAAGCCTTTCTTTTCCAATTACACCATGACGAATGATTTTATAAGTATCGTCACAAATTTTTATTATAGTAGATGGATTACCTGCTTCTGCAGGACCACCATCAAGAACGACATCAATCTTGTTTGACAAGTCGGTTATTACCTGTTGAGCATCTATTGCAGGAGGTCCTCCCGATATATTTGCACTTGTAGAAGCAATCGGTTTTTTCACTTTATTAATCAGATCTCTTATAACCCTATTGTCCGGATTTCTCAAACCCACGGTACTATTATCTTCAAGTTCAAAAATGATAGTTAAAGGGCCCGGCCAGAATGAATTAATCAGTTTTTCAGCAATTAGAGGTATATGCTTTACATATACTTTTGCATCATCAGGTCTTGCAATCATTATAGATAATTTTTTTTCTCTAGATCTTTGCTTAACACGGTACAAATTATCTACTGCGGACTCGTTATCGGCACATACACCCAAACCATATACTGTTTCGGTCGGAAATGCCACTATCTCTCCGGAAAGTAATGCCTGTGCAGCAATCATAATGTTTTTGCTGTATGAATCCGGATTGTTTAGCTTGAGAATTTTAGTCGTCATGTAATCAACTTTTCTTGCATTAAGAAAGATTCTGTTTTTCAACTTCTTGCCGGTTCGCAATATTATTGGCGAGGTATACCCATCACGAATTGGTTTTCCGTTTTCATTACCAGATTTCACCAGAACTTATAGATTTTTATCAAATATATCAGCTTCAAATTGTAATATCAATATTTATTCTATCCGATTAATTGACGCTTAAACCTGAAATACTAATATGAGATGATAATCCTTTTCACCTTGACAAGAAAATAACAAGCTGATAGATTGAGATTGAATTGCATCTGAATTGTTTTGTTTATATAAAGAATATGAAAAACACAAAGAATATACTTTTTTTCTGTTGTACTGTTTTGCTGTTTTGGTCACATATCGTTTTTGCATGGGAAACTATGGATACCGATGAAATAAAACCCGGAATGAAGGGTTACGGAAGAACTGTGTTCTCTGGAAAACAGATTGAATCATTTGATATAGAAGTACTGGGAGTATTAAAAAATTGGGAAGCAAAAAACGATATGATTCTTATAAAGATGTCAGGTGGCCCCTTGGAAAAAACCGGTATTATTGCCGGAATGAGTGGTAGTCCGGTTTATATTGATGATAAACTCATAGGTGCGGTATCTCATGGATGGAGTTATTCAAAGGATGCAATTGCAGGGGTAACTCCTATTAGAGCCATGATAGACGTAATGGAAATGGACTCCAGAAACAGGAAGAATCTTGCTGCGAAAGCAAACAGGATATGGAGTACATCACTGAATACTCAAGATACTAATGTAATAGCCAAATTAGAATCATACGGGCTTTTACACAAATATGAATTTCATGAAAACACTGATACACGGGAACCGTTTATTTTTAACCTTGTACCCATTCAAACCCCTTTAATTGTCTCCGGGTTCAGTAATGAAAGTCTGACTAAAATAAGCCCTCTTTTCGGAAGAGTTGGAAGGTTTTCTCTTCATAGTAGTAACGGTGAATATGGTTCGCCAGAAGACCTCGTTAATTTCATGCCAGGTTCATCTATTGCGGTTGAAATAATCAGGGGTGATTTGAGCGTTTCCGCAGTCGGAACCTTAACATACCGAGATGGTAATGATATTCTTGCATTTGGACACCCAATAATTCAAATCGGAAATACTGATATGCCAATGGCAACAGCAGAAGTGCATACTATACTTGCAAGCCAGGCCAGCTCAACAAAAATGGCATCACCTGGTAAAATCATTGGAAGAATTACACAGGACAGGAGGTCTGCAATTGCCGGAAAAATTGGTGAATATACTCAAATGTTACCTTGCCAGGTTAAAATACAAGGATCTCTGAATATTGAATACAACTTTGAAGTAGTTCAGGATAGAATATTGACGCCGATTCTTGTACAAATGGCAATTGAGAATGCGATACTCACTACTGAAAAAACTGTAGGCGAAAAGTCCATGATGATAAAACTTGATATAGGTATCGCTGACAGGGAAGAACCAATCAGTATAGAGAATAAATATTTTGACTCTGGGCCTTCCTGGCTACCGATTTACAACGTTATTGAACCAATTACAATATTGCTAAATAATGAATTCAAGACGGCAAAAATAGAATCTATTAATTTAGTTGCCGATATCTCAGAACATAACAATGTTGCATTTATTGATAATATCAAGGTCAGCAATAAGTGGGTTTCTCCGGGAGAAGAGGTGCTCATGAATATCAGTGTAAAACAATATGCCAGAAGCTATGCATCTATACCGTTAACAATCAAGATCCCTGATGATGTTGCTCCCGGAAGCAGTATACAGGTAATAGTGTGTGATGCCATGAATAGTAAAATGCTGGAAATGACTAGCGCTCCGGGAAGTTTTTTGCCATCCAGCTTTGAACAGTTAATACACCACCTGGAAAATGAAGAGCACAATAGCAACATAATCGTCAAATTGAGACTAAATAAAAAGGGGCTTACGTACATGGGTGAAGATTTTCCGTCACTTCCAAATTCATTTTTAAGCATAATGTCTTTGTCAAATCAAAGTGGCGTGACTCCATTACGAAGTGAAATAGTTAAACGAATCCCAACTGAATGGTTTATCAATGGCAAGCAGACTATTAATTTGTTTGTTGATAATAAGAGTTAAGTATTCAATTTAGTGGGCAGTGCTCACCATACTGATTAATGATAAATTTACTTAAAAATTACAGATTAGCCATCACCCTGTTGGCTAACATTTTAATATTATTAAATACACAGCCCATATATGCAGTTACAACAAAAATGTGGACAAATACTGATCCGGCGGAGATTTCAAAAGGTAAGTTACAAAATGTGTCTGTAAGTAGTTCAGGGAAATTCACATTATCACCAGACAAAAGAAGAGCAGATGGTATACTGGCATCATATGTCTGGTGCCTGGTTGCAGACGGTACTGATTCATTATTTGCAGGTACTGGCAACCCAGGCACGG includes:
- the mqnE gene encoding aminofutalosine synthase MqnE, encoding MKTTLSTNLSDIEEKIIKGQRLDFEDGIRLFESSDILAVGRLANIVRERINKNRVYYIINRHINYSNICKNKCKFCAFSREEGDDGAYQMSIKEILGKASQIIQEKATELHIVGGLHPELGIDFYVDMISSIHKRFPKVHLQAFTAVEIAHFAEISGITTYEILKRLKNAGLGSLPGGGAEVFSTEIRKELCPEKLSGDEWLNTMRIAHNLGMKSNATMLYGHIEKDEDRINHLLKLRELQDETGGFMTFIPLAFHPKNTDMKNISSSAGLLDLKMLAIGRLMLDNFDHIKAFWIMLGIKISQISLSFGVDDIDGTVAEEKITHAAGAETPEALTVGEIRSLIEETGRVPVERDTLYNHIN
- a CDS encoding proline--tRNA ligase; amino-acid sequence: MKWTETFIPTIKEDPSDAEVASHKLMIRSGMIRKLSAGVYSYLPLGTKILNKVIAIIKEEMDNSGAIELSLPALQPLTLLELSGRIGAFGDDLLSMKDRHNKDMALSPTHEEVITDLVKNEVSSYKQLPLILYQIQTKFRDEARPRFGVLRSKEFLMKDAYSFDIDFERLNDSYQKMYDTYFRIFERCKLEFLAVEADTGAMGGDVSHEFMVPNENGEDVIVKCMGCDYSANLEKAEPSPILASDNVLSDDPKEVSTPNMTTIAEVSDFLGIEPDKMVKTLVYTFDGKDVAILIRGDHDVNETKLSKVLSSDELALASEETVTNLTNAPVGFAGPIGLKTLIIADQAVSVMKNCVVGGNKIDTHIMNANPERDFNIDRTVDIRFVTENDKCPKCNKALNVSNGIELGHVFKLGTRYSDSLGAKFLDRNGKERPIIMGSYGIGVNRILAATIEKSHDSNGIIWPLPLAPYEVLIVPINFKDKIITDTATKVYNELCNAGIDTLLDDRDQRPGFKFKDADLIGIPIRITAGKRLKETGELEVKLRSKDEVLYTKPENLLAEIKTLMDSLR
- a CDS encoding DUF4416 family protein, with the translated sequence MADISLTKPVKLFIGILSCNKDFLDDVESLLVGHFGEVDIKSEIFPFNFTDYYKKEMGSNISRQFICFKNLIKPEELSAIKILTNQLEEEFKHNNRFDVIRPINLDPGYLTLCNLILASAKEYYHRIHLQEGIYAEVTLFYQHEVFKNLPWTYPDYQTDKYKNFFLKVRTLYAKDISNN
- the ndk gene encoding nucleoside-diphosphate kinase; translated protein: MQKTLVIIKPDAVQRRLIGKVISRFEEKGLEIIGLKMTTISEKLAKENYSIHNGKDYFEKLIKFMTSGPVVMLVLRGENTIEVTRKLMGATFGYEATPGTIRGDFAMSKRFNLIHGSDSVESAEREISLFFENGDLMQNKQSGVKWIYDDAV
- a CDS encoding LolA family protein, which translates into the protein MQFKSFITKTILFILLILPVGCATHQVRPYISDKPDIDLRKVRTLSFTKVKDTIRTEKSGITTLKAKADIIITNPEINGEFKCKGIVRYQKPGKIRVIGSKLAMTAFDMLSDGENYWFYLPKERVVYTGKCDTIKGTDTNAYIFPDDIAALLEHDKLFEGRYAYMETWPTFWLVHVLDQFGNRVAPYARLMVNRVESTVTELTMFKPDSFIRAQASFNDYTETNGQSVPESIQIHWPDTDTTLSLNLNNIIINEPLKPEIFHFKKPKKADIIETN
- the rpiB gene encoding ribose 5-phosphate isomerase B; the protein is MKIALASDHRGFEFKNVVARHLSDMGHEPVDFGTQNGNDSVDYPDYGRKAAEAVSTGECVRAVLICGTGLGMSLIANKVKGVRATVCHNPFTVEMSRRHNDANVLCLGVDVIDHQLLEEKLKIFLETEFEGGRHARRVDKIMDAESS
- a CDS encoding L-threonylcarbamoyladenylate synthase, encoding MKSGNENGKPIRDGYTSPIILRTGKKLKNRIFLNARKVDYMTTKILKLNNPDSYSKNIMIAAQALLSGEIVAFPTETVYGLGVCADNESAVDNLYRVKQRSREKKLSIMIARPDDAKVYVKHIPLIAEKLINSFWPGPLTIIFELEDNSTVGLRNPDNRVIRDLINKVKKPIASTSANISGGPPAIDAQQVITDLSNKIDVVLDGGPAEAGNPSTIIKICDDTYKIIRHGVIGKERLNRCLNEDCFSIRS
- a CDS encoding SpoIVB peptidase S55 domain-containing protein translates to MDTDEIKPGMKGYGRTVFSGKQIESFDIEVLGVLKNWEAKNDMILIKMSGGPLEKTGIIAGMSGSPVYIDDKLIGAVSHGWSYSKDAIAGVTPIRAMIDVMEMDSRNRKNLAAKANRIWSTSLNTQDTNVIAKLESYGLLHKYEFHENTDTREPFIFNLVPIQTPLIVSGFSNESLTKISPLFGRVGRFSLHSSNGEYGSPEDLVNFMPGSSIAVEIIRGDLSVSAVGTLTYRDGNDILAFGHPIIQIGNTDMPMATAEVHTILASQASSTKMASPGKIIGRITQDRRSAIAGKIGEYTQMLPCQVKIQGSLNIEYNFEVVQDRILTPILVQMAIENAILTTEKTVGEKSMMIKLDIGIADREEPISIENKYFDSGPSWLPIYNVIEPITILLNNEFKTAKIESINLVADISEHNNVAFIDNIKVSNKWVSPGEEVLMNISVKQYARSYASIPLTIKIPDDVAPGSSIQVIVCDAMNSKMLEMTSAPGSFLPSSFEQLIHHLENEEHNSNIIVKLRLNKKGLTYMGEDFPSLPNSFLSIMSLSNQSGVTPLRSEIVKRIPTEWFINGKQTINLFVDNKS